TAATGACAGTAGTAAAgtacttaatttttattctagTAATCTCTAATTTAAAATCACAGTATTAATAATCATGTAAAacttaatgtttattttcttctcagatgCCATGAAGTACACCATTGTGGTTTCAGCTACTGCTTCAGATGCTGCCCCACTTCAGTACCTGGCTCCTTATTCTGGATGTTCAATGGGAGAATATTTTAGGGATAATGGCAAACATGCTTTGATCATTTATGATGACTTATCCAAACAggtcaaaataaatgtatttttagacGTGTTTATGTTTGTATGTGGTAGTTGACAAATGTAGCTCCTGTCTAATAGGTGCACACTTTTCTATACTGTAGGCGGTTGCTTATCGTCAGATGTCTCTGCTGCTCCGCCGACCCCCCGGTCGTGAGGCCTATCCTGGTGATGTATTCTACCTGCACTCCCGACTCCTGGAGAGAGCAGCTAAAATGAACGATGCTTTTGGTGGTGGCTCCTTGACTGCTCTACCAGTCATCGAAACGCAAGCTGGTGATGTGTCTGCTTACATTCCAACAAATGTCATTTCCATCACTGACGGAcaggtattatttttatgattaaatgTGGAAACTTTGGGTGATTTCAAGGCAGTAATTGAGACTGGTAGTTTTGAACTAATTTGTTAAattccttttacttttcattatgGAAAACCTCAATTGTAAAGAGAATAGTATAATGAAACCCCACATATCCCAGCTATTTATGTATTGATGGTATAGTATACttcattcttgctttctttttccccACGGTTCTCTTGTGTGTAATTTTGAAGCGAATCCTAGAGAGATCACATCACTTCACCAATTTAAGTTTTACTGTAAATATGGTACCTAATTTTTTTGCATCTCATATCTCCTCATCTCAGCAATGGAATATACAGGATGATTTTGAGTTGTGAAAGATTTAAGGAGCTCTTTAGGATAAGAAGCCGTTTAGCATTCTTCAGTTTTGGGGCTTCAGTTTTTACTGTAGTGACTTAATTGTGAAAATGATTGATTTCTTTAAGCTTGCTAATATGCCTCTGTATTTTCCTTACATTGTAGATCTTCTTGGAAACAGAATTGTTCTACAAAGGTATCCGCCCTGCCATTAATGTTGGTTTGTCTGTGTCCCGTGTCGGATCTGCTGCCCAAACCAGGGCCATGAAACAGGTAATTTGTATCACTTTGTCattaggttaaaaataaaaatgtatttgtatggtggtctgtgtCATTGaagtatttttgtattgtttgagTTAACCATTTCTATGTTTCAGGTGGCAGGTACCATGAAACTGGAGTTGGCTCAGTATCGTGAGGTTGCTGCTTTTGCCCAGTTCGGTTCTGACCTTGATGCTGCCACTCAACAACTCTTGAGTCGTGGTGTGCGTTTGACTGAGCTGCTCAAGCAAGGACAGTATTGTGAGTTGTACATTTGGTCAAGTTCCTACTCTCTGTTAGGACCTGGGAATATAACATAGCTCCTTACAAACTGTAGTATGTGCCATTACCTTTGATGAAAGATGTTGCCTTTTGAATGTGATTGATACCTGTTTTAATTAAAGTACAGTCATTATTTCAATGGAATTCCTAGGAAGGGTATAATAATacctttattttagaaattaagacaTGGTAGATTCTATGTCTCCCCATCATTGCCTTGGCTATATATGTGTGGAATCTGGCAGATTTAAAAGAATGTTGAAGGTGAAGGTCGCTCGGTCTTATCCGACtcttcgaccctatggactatatagtccatggaattcgccaggcgacaatgctggagtgggtagcctttcccttctccaggggatcttcccaacccagggatttgaacccaggtctcccattttgctggcggattctttaccacctgagccacaagggataactaatagataactaatatagAGTAACTAATAAAGAATGTTAGTGTTGGGAATTCcccagtagtccagtggttaggacctctGTACTCTCACTGCCAAAGGCCtggcttctatccctggttggggaactaagatctcgcaagctatgtggtgcagccaaaaaatatatattattataaaatttcagCAAGTTATTTATACCCGAAACAATCTCGTTGGGTGATGCATAGTGCTCATGGAAAAAGTGCAAAGATTGTACTTCAAGGCTTACCAATAAGAGGAAAAAACTGTTTCtccagggaggtgggaaggagtaCTAATACGGAATTTCTACTTGTGAAATTCCGTGATCTATGGAGACATGTTAAtaatttgtgaaaaaaataagtttctcTAACTCTGGAAACAATGGCATGCATTTGTTGAGcaacttctttcttttcagcTCCCATGGCTATTGAAGAGCAAGTGGCTGTTATCTATGCTGGTGTCAGGGGGTATCTTGACAAGCTGGAGCCCAGCAAGATCACAAAATTTGAGAATGCTTTCTTGTCTCACGTTATCAGTCAACATCAAGCCCTGTTGGGCAAAATCAGGTATGAACACAACTGATGTCTCCTTTTTTGTAAGCTTTAAAATAGAAAGTCTTGTTAAAATTCTTTTGAATTCTGTAATTAGGTTAATCATTGAATTTTTGCCCAGGTCGCAACTGATCTGCTTTTGTTTTCGAATAGGACTGATGGAAAGATCTCAGAAGAGTCAGATGCAAAGCTGAAAGAGATTGTAACAAACTTCTTGGCTGGATTTGAAGCTTAAACTCCTGTGGATTCACATCAAATGCCAGTTTGGTTTTGTCATTGTTTCTTCTAGTTCCATTTGTAAAAGGATTACTCCAATACTGCAGATGTACAGTAAtcacattaaaataaagattCCATGTTGCTTGGTGGTTTTCTATAGATTGATTCTTGAAAAGAACTGAGATTACTTTGAGGAATTGGTAAATATGTTTCTTAGCTTTTTGTACTTTATTAAAGTTAGCAGGCCTACATAATATTTATGATTGAGTTCTTTGTACAATTCCAGAGTGTTTTGTGATTGATTAAAGAGAAATTCACTAACTGGCCATAAGAGGCAAAGTTCATATTTGATAATGTGAAAAGCCTGACTGGCTTCTCTGCCCAGAAGACTGATCTGCATGAAGAGGTACtgtaatcagttaaaaaaaaaaatagggcaactaaggttttcaaagaaatgaaaaaaatgctaAGTGAAGAATAAAAGATAAGGACAAAAATTGCAAAAGTAGGTTATCAGAATGAATAAAATTGTGAACATGTCAAtatctttgctttaaaataccGTTCGTACGCTGCAGTTCTTAATTATGAAGTGATCAGGTTTTCATGGTTAGTATGTTTGGTCTTATTTGGGAAATTTTTACAGTCACAAAGATAACTATATTTTCTGTTGAGAGTTGTGAAGATTTGCTGTCACCTAGGAGCTTAATTCACATATTAGAGTTCACCAGAGAAATGAAACGTAAGTGTAGTTGTATACAGAGATTATAGTGTTGGCAAATTTGAAAGTGTAGGTGGGCAGGTTGGAGACTTAGGGAAGTGTTCCATTTGGAAGTACAATTCCTTCTCCCACAGTAGACCTCAGGTTTTTCAATGGCAATGAGACCCACCCTTACGGAGAGTAATGGACTTCACTCAAAGTCTAATGCTTTTTTATTAAAGTGTTAATCatctaaaaaataccttcacatgggacttccctggtggtccagtggtagatTGTCCTTCTCcccaaccaaaaagaaaaacaaaaaacaaacccttcACAGCAATACCGAAACAAAAACTGGGTACCATAggcagagtgaaggacagggctgTTGATGAAAAAAGGGCAATCTGTTGTTTGTCTACCCCCAACTTTTCTGCTCTCTAAAAGCAGCtaactttatttcttctgtcaACTGTATATTGCGGTTTTCATTGTGCCATTTTTACATTATGTGTGTGATCTATTGATTTCacccagtagttaagaattttGCATGTGGACACACTACACACCCATATTTATCATTACAGTATAGATTATGATTTGGGATAAAGAAATTTTGCTTATATAACACCTGAAGAAagccaaaatgtttatttttaccttCCTCTCAGAATCTGTATAAGCAGAATATTTTGAGATCTAGTTTGTAAAAATGACTGCATTGGGTCTGTGTTGGTTGGctcgggctttctccagttgcatggcatgggcttctcttgcacaggctctaggcgggTGCACTGTAGAGCATGGGCCCAgctctgctgcatgtggactcttcatggcccagggattaaacccgtgtgCCTTGCAGTAGCAGGTGGATTCTGATCCACTGCACCACTAAGGAATTCCCTGAACAGTTGTAGTTTGATTTGTCTGATGGTAGTGAGACACACCAAGTATGCCATGTGGAAAGAGTTTGTGAGTTTGCTCATGTAGGCCAGTTTCTGTTGATAAGCTGTATGAATTTGGAAAGTCTTTGATCATGTGGATTAAGAGTTGCGGCCCTTTCCCTGATTTTATTTACCTAAAGATCAGCTCAATCTATTGcttgctcaggctcatgtccattgagcaagccatccagccatctcatctgtcgtctcctcttcctgtcttcaatctttcaggtatacttagtcactgaacaactATAGTTGTTCATCATAGTGATGAGAAGAGTTCTGCCTGTGTGATTCAAGTATCACCTGTTGTAAGTTCCAACACGCCTGAACTCAGTTTAAACTCAAGCCCAGAAAAGGCCATCATTTAACTGGAGCTGATTTCACACATCTAATAGGTATGGAACAGCCCGCAGGTGTTTTACTCCTGTGCCTTGTACAAACGTGAGTTTCTGAAGAGTTTATACTGGTGCCATGGAGGTGTGTTAATGGGAAGACTGAGCAAAGATTCACGTTACTTCAGTAACCTGAAACCTTTTAAAACTATCAAAATAGCCTGATACTTTAACAAACTCTAGAGCTAGGAAGGAATTTGAAGTGATGCTGTTTATCCCCTGGTTGCTGAAGACCTGTCATTCTATGCTGGAATCTCTGAAGGACGATGTGAAACTTCCCACGTGAAATGTACTTTGCTGTAGCTCCTTCTAGTTGAGAAGCTTTGTTTATATCTTGCTGAAATCTCTTTTGGGAAGGATCCAACAGAAACCATTTGTCGTTTCTTTATAGGAAGAAAACTAGAGCTGTCAAATGCCTGTTCTGTATTCTAGTTACAACACAGGGTAGGCTCAGTGATATTGAAAGAGGAATCGCTTATATATAATGCATTGTTTGTGATTGTAATGTTAGGTTGGTGCAATAATTGTggtttgcattgttgaactttgctcttagatattggaatacattgttaaatgtggttatgttatacatcaaaaaaaaaaaaaaaaaaaaacagcaatgaaCCAGGAGCAACAAATTCTGAGACTCAAGTGCAGTTTTTTTAAAACCACTCAAACTAATGTGATGGGTTACCTAATGGGCACCTGAATCTTCTGGACAGGCAGGCCTGAATACTTTGCCTAACAGCCTTCCTGTGTGGCAGCCAAGTGGCCTGTCAAAATGTATTTTGTACAGCTTATAGAGGAGTGGTAAATGTCTTAAAAGGTACTTGACCTTTGAAATTTGAGGTTTTATGGCtttcagatttatattttaaaatctgtttataatgacgtcttttcatgtctttttcaaGGGTATAATTTATGATTATAGGAATATTAAAAGAGgcatattttaaatagtgcttagTTTATGGAGCATCAACTGAGATTAACACTAAAGAACATGCAAAGTGAGCAAGACTAGTACCATTTCATTTAGGTTATTTAACATTTAGAGTTATGGTGGGAGGGCAAAAGACATTTAATGACTTTGTAAATATTGTGCAATTACTACACAGAAACACATACTGAATGCAGTAGATAAAATACCTACTGGTAGAACTGGAAGAGTTCATGGATGAATCGGCTTTTGCCCAGAGGAAAACTTGttttatgttgttcagttgctcagttgtgtctgactttgtgaccccatggactgcagcatgccaggcttccctgtccttcactaacctcctggagcttactcaaacttatgtccattgagttggtgatgctatccaaccatctcatcctctgtcttacagttgatttacaatattggtgttttaggtgtacaacaaagtattcagttatatttgaaattcttctgCACAAAAGATTTAcatattgtttatatattgttACGTACTTAAGTCAGTATAAATTAATGGTTAATTATTTTGTACTTTGAATTATAATccaatgttatatatttttgttgttcaagTTCAGCTTATTTCCTGCCCCAGCTCTAGAAAgtcttggttttttatttttgattttataagctttatacacacacacaccatacatgtACATTATGTACATACTGGATATGAGTTCTTAACAGGATAAAAGTACcataaatttcctctttttttttttttttttttttggccacactgggtctttgttgctgcgttgcgggctttctctagtttggaTAAGCAATGGCTGCTGTAgttgtgcttgggcttctcattgtgatggcttcctTTGTTGCACAGCACGGGTTGTAGCACagacaggcttcagtagttgtggttcttgggcttaattgccctgctgtatgtgggatattcctgggccagggatcagtctgtgtcccctgcattggcaagtggattctgaaccactgggccaccagggaagtcctcttctgTTCTTCAGCTTGTCTGTCTGAAAAAGGTGgcttttgttggaaaaaaaaaaaaagtcctatagACGGTAGTCTTATGTACCAGTGAATATCAAACTTCTTCCGTCTTTAAATTACTTCAGTCAGGAACACATCTGAGTTCCTTACCTCACTCAAGAAAATTCTAAACTTAAAAGGTGTCAAGAAGGGGGAATTTTTCCCTAGCACTCTGTTTGACTGGCCTACTGATAAAATTGATACCAGACAGATTAATGAGAGAAGTAACAATTTTAATTGATGCACATGGAGGTCTCAGAAATGGGATATAAGATGTGGCTAAAGCAGGTGAATGTTGTATGCTTTTTAGACAATAAATTTGAGAGGAATTATCAGGACAAACTTAGGTTATGGGTGCTTAATAAATGAGTCTAAACAGAGTTTGGATTTGGGGTTGTAAATAAAAGAAGCATAACAAGTTTTGTTTATACAGACTTGGCCCTGAATTTCCTATCTCTGGGGATAAGGATGTCTTTCAACTGGTACACAGAGGGGACCTTTCAAATGGGAGATTTATTTCCTGATTTCAGGGAGACAGGTGTTACAGTGTCCTTCTTGGATTTGCAATTTCTTAAGTAACATTCAAAATCATGCTGCTGAGGATATTTTGGGGGTGGTCTGCCTTGTGCCCCAACAGTGCAAAGGGCAGACCACCCTCACCCATGCTTTGTTGCAGACAGCTAGCCCCTGGGTACTGAAGCCTCCTCCTGGAAGTTTTCCCTTTGTATACTATTCATGTCCTGTTTTGACCCTCTGCTCCACTCATGAATCTACTCAGCTTCTAATCTTAGTGATGAAATCCAACCTCTCTGCTTTTGACGTTGACTTACTGCTGCCCTCTGTCCCCTGCTTGGCCAGGTCCTGCTTCTCAGATCCTGGCTTTAGCTCCCTGGCCAGGTTTGCGTCTGTCTCCTGGAAAGGAGGGATCAGGCTATGGGAACTGAAGTAAAAATTGGTACTGActgctgtttttttaattaattaatttttgtctgcactgggtccttgttgctttgcacaggctttctctagttgtggcaagcgggagCTATTCTTCATTGCCAAGAGCGGGCTTCTGACTACAGGtagtttctcttgtggagctggGGCTCTAGGCTCACAGGCTTCATTatttgtggggcatgggcttagttgctccatagcatgtggaatcttgccGGACTAGGgatcgtgtcccctgcattggcaggtggattcctatcctccatgtcaccaaggaagtccagtaCTGCTGTTAATGATCAGGGAGAGGTTGTTGAATTCCCTGTCTGGTACTATCATTGTCTAATCCATGAGAGTGCATGAGAAAATAGCATCCTTATCTTGAGGGGCTTTGCAGTCTTCTTGGGGAGGTAAGCTATCCACGAGGAAcataaattagagaaaaaaacataaatatgtcATATTTCATCAAGGGCTAGTTAGTGTAATAAGGATGACATGttctagaaattaaagaaatgagaTGACTAAGGGCTGGAGAAGGTGGGGAAGTGGTGCTGAGATGGAATTTGAGAAGAGAGACGAGCAGCGCCCAGGCAGCCTGCAAAGAAGCAGCACAGTTGGGGTGGCAGAAAAGCCTGATTGGCCTagggtggggacaggggaggaAGCGAGGGAGTGAGGTGGGAAAGGTCAGGGTAGGGAAGGTCTTGACGGCCACACAGGGGCATTTGGGACTTAATTCTGATGGAGAAACATGGCTTTGTGAAGAGAGCAGAGAAAAGAAGCAGGCAGTGCTTCAAGAAAGAACAACTAAGGCGAGttggcagaggaggaagaggaatgcAGACTGATTTTTTAACGTGTGAAAGGAAAAGTGATTTTAGTgggcatttgttatttttgtcacTCACCATCCATTTATCCTATTTCAAGGGAAAGATCCCTAATTCCTTCTGGGGAAGCCTCCCTTTCCTTTACAACTCTTGTGGAAAACAATTTGACAGCTTTATttcaaaaaccttaaaaatgtatattatttagCCTGTGATTATGAGGAACttttttgaggtatagttgattttcagtgttgtgttaatttctgcagtacagcaaagtgaatcagttatatgtgtgtgtatatatatatatacacacatatacacacacattcttttttaaaatcttttccattatggtttatcataggatattaaatatagttctctgtggtaTTCAgtaagactttgttgtttatccattccagtATAATAGCTTAAATCTGCTAAACCCTACCCTCCCACTTCATCCCTCCTCAAACCTCTCCCCCTTGACaaccactagtctgttctctctgtccacgaatctctttctgttttgtagataggctcgtctgtgtcatattttagatttcacatataagtggtatcatacttgtctttctctttctgacttcagttggtatgataatctctagtggcatccatattgctgaaaatggcattatttcagtcttatttatggctgaatagcattccattgtatatatgtaccacatctttatccattcatctgtcattggacatttaggtttccatgtcttggctattgtgaatagtgcttctgtgaacattacATTACGAGGAATCTTAACAAAAATTTATGTAAAAGATATTTATCACAGTAATATTTCTAAAAGCATTAAGAGAATGCTAAGAAAGTATTGGTATATCCACTTGATGGGAAATTATGCAAAAGTTAAAAAGTGATactgaagatttttctttttaattttttggaggtTTGAAATACACTCACATTGTATAAACTCAGAGGTCCAGAgagcatgaagtgaaaagtaGGTTTTCTTCCCTCCTATGTCCCTCTGCCCCATTCACCCCCGCATAAGAGGAACATTTAAAACACACGTCTATTGTTTTTCCTCCTTACCCAAATGGCAGTTTGTTTCGCATCTTGTTTTTCCCCCACTTTATAGCTGGTGATTGTTCCATA
This sequence is a window from Bubalus bubalis isolate 160015118507 breed Murrah chromosome 22, NDDB_SH_1, whole genome shotgun sequence. Protein-coding genes within it:
- the ATP5F1A gene encoding ATP synthase subunit alpha, mitochondrial; protein product: MLSVRVAAAVARALPRRAGLVSKNALGSSFIAARNLHASNSRLQKTGTAEVSSILEERILGADTSVDLEETGRVLSIGDGIARVHGLRNVQAEEMVEFSSGLKGMSLNLEPDNVGVVVFGNDKLIKEGDIVKRTGAIVDVPVGEELLGRVVDALGNAIDGKGPIGSKARRRVGLKAPGIIPRISVREPMQTGIKAVDSLVPIGRGQRELIIGDRQTGKTSIAIDTIINQKRFNDGTDEKKKLYCIYVAIGQKRSTVAQLVKRLTDADAMKYTIVVSATASDAAPLQYLAPYSGCSMGEYFRDNGKHALIIYDDLSKQAVAYRQMSLLLRRPPGREAYPGDVFYLHSRLLERAAKMNDAFGGGSLTALPVIETQAGDVSAYIPTNVISITDGQIFLETELFYKGIRPAINVGLSVSRVGSAAQTRAMKQVAGTMKLELAQYREVAAFAQFGSDLDAATQQLLSRGVRLTELLKQGQYSPMAIEEQVAVIYAGVRGYLDKLEPSKITKFENAFLSHVISQHQALLGKIRTDGKISEESDAKLKEIVTNFLAGFEA